One genomic window of Dermacentor silvarum isolate Dsil-2018 unplaced genomic scaffold, BIME_Dsil_1.4 Seq1021, whole genome shotgun sequence includes the following:
- the LOC119434359 gene encoding serine beta-lactamase-like protein LACTB, mitochondrial isoform X2, translated as MGYKLGSYSKSVGDTFEELCGFASRSSASQNVMKSIRMITDEWGVPGIAVAVSVDGKTVWTEGLGYADVENRVPCGSQTVMRIGSISKPIAMMTVAKLWEEGKIDLDKPIQDYVPSFPKKTFDGKPVVITLRDLVSHVAGIRHYANSKNSPPTKDANGGDAEFPEVFNKKKFSTTEEALEMFKNDPLLFEPGTKYHYTTHGWTLISAAVENASKEPFASHLRRLLKTLGMNNTVLDQNEPIIYNRSRFYARDKTGCLVNTPSVDCSYKWAGGGLLSTVNDLVHFGNVMLYCVQADGNKYKAGYLRPETVRMLWTPHAKAHNNWDKIFFKSYGMGWSLTETGENPGGCVEWPAFAAYHTGSSVGGTAALVLLPSTWNPEETINTTRANSPSPPRGVVVAVIGNISNAGYGNMALGIARQFAELCS; from the exons ATGGGGTACAAACTTGGGTCGTATTCAAAATCGGtcggagacacttttgaagagCTTTGCGGCTTTGCCTCCAGGTCTTCCGCTTCACAGAATGTGATGAAGAGCATCAGGATGATAACT GACGAATGGGGTGTACCTGGCATCGCCGTGGCTGTGAGTGTTGACGGCAAGACAGTTTGGACCGAAG GTCTCGGCTATGCTGATGTTGAAAATAGAGTGCCATGTGGGAGCCAAACAGTGATGCGCATAGGTAGCATCAGCAAGCCAATTGCGATGATGACTGTTGCAAAGCTGTGGGAAGAAGGGAAGATTGATCTGGACAAGCCTATTCAAGATTACGTGCCAAGTTTTCCTAAGAAAACATTTGATGGCAAGCCA GTTGTAATCACCTTGAGAGATCTGGTTTCTCATGTTGCTGGGATACGTCACTACGCCAATTCCAAGAACAGCCCACCTACAAAAGATGCAAATGGT GGAGATGCGGAGTTCCCAGAGGTTTTTAACAAGAAGAAGTTTAGCACTACTGAAGAGGCGCTGGAGATGTTCAAGAATGATCCTCTCCTGTTTGAACCAG GTACAAAGTACCATTACACCACGCATGGCTGGACGCTGATTAGTGCAGCGGTTGAAAACGCAAGCAAGGAGCCCTTTGCAAGCCACCTGAGAAGGCTGCTGAAGACGCTTGGCATGAACAATACAGTCCTGGACCAAAATGAGCCTATTATCTACAACCGTTCAAG GTTCTACGCCCGTGACAAAACGGGCTGCCTTGTGAACACACCCAGTGTGGACTGCTCGTACAAGTGGGCAGGTGGCGGCCTTCTTTCCACCGTGAATGATCTCGTGCACTTTGGCAATGTCATGCTGTACTGCGTCCAGGCTGACGGGAACAAGTACAAGGCTGGCTACCTGCGGCCAGAAACCGTACGCATGCTGTGGACCCCACATGCCAAGGCGCACAACAACTGGGACAAAATATTCTTCAAGAGCTATGGCATGGGATGGTCACTGACGGAAACGGGCGAGAATCCTGGTGGCTGTGTTGAGTGGCCCGCGTTTGCGGCATACCACACGGGATCATCTGTTGGTGGCACGGCGGCACTCGTGTTGTTGCCTTCCACGTGGAATCCCGAGGAAACCATCAACACAACTCGGGCGAACTCTCCAAGCCCTCCTAGAGGTGTAGTTGTTGCCGTGATTGGCAACATCTCCAATGCTGGTTACGGAAACATGGCTCTTGGGATTGCCAGGCAGTTTGCGGAACTCTGCTCTTAA
- the LOC119434359 gene encoding serine beta-lactamase-like protein LACTB, mitochondrial isoform X1: MTKALCFIRRSLAFRILDVRLSVQRRLHGDARSSRFRIVRKASAICGGAICLGIGGYIAWTREPESFQKVLASSPNTVESLTVSDCSKVSRRQAQLENAINYAHELLARKKDEWGVPGIAVAVSVDGKTVWTEGLGYADVENRVPCGSQTVMRIGSISKPIAMMTVAKLWEEGKIDLDKPIQDYVPSFPKKTFDGKPVVITLRDLVSHVAGIRHYANSKNSPPTKDANGGDAEFPEVFNKKKFSTTEEALEMFKNDPLLFEPGTKYHYTTHGWTLISAAVENASKEPFASHLRRLLKTLGMNNTVLDQNEPIIYNRSRFYARDKTGCLVNTPSVDCSYKWAGGGLLSTVNDLVHFGNVMLYCVQADGNKYKAGYLRPETVRMLWTPHAKAHNNWDKIFFKSYGMGWSLTETGENPGGCVEWPAFAAYHTGSSVGGTAALVLLPSTWNPEETINTTRANSPSPPRGVVVAVIGNISNAGYGNMALGIARQFAELCS, encoded by the exons ATGACAAAGGCGTTATGTTTTATACGCCGCTCGCTCGCTTTCCGCATCCTTGACGTAAGGTTGTCGGTGCAGAGGCGGCTACATGGCGACGCACGAAGCAGTCGATTCCGCATTGTGCGCAAAGCTTCGGCGATTTGCGGTGGTGCCATCTGTCTCGGAATTGGGGGTTACATAGCGTGGACTCGTGAACCTGAATCTTTCCAAAAGGTTCTTGCTTCTTCTCCCAATACCGTGGAGTCGCTGACTGTGAGTGATTGCTCGAAAGTTTCAAGGCGGCAAGCGCAACTTGAAAACGCGATCAACTATGCTCACGAGCTACTTGCACGAAAGAAG GACGAATGGGGTGTACCTGGCATCGCCGTGGCTGTGAGTGTTGACGGCAAGACAGTTTGGACCGAAG GTCTCGGCTATGCTGATGTTGAAAATAGAGTGCCATGTGGGAGCCAAACAGTGATGCGCATAGGTAGCATCAGCAAGCCAATTGCGATGATGACTGTTGCAAAGCTGTGGGAAGAAGGGAAGATTGATCTGGACAAGCCTATTCAAGATTACGTGCCAAGTTTTCCTAAGAAAACATTTGATGGCAAGCCA GTTGTAATCACCTTGAGAGATCTGGTTTCTCATGTTGCTGGGATACGTCACTACGCCAATTCCAAGAACAGCCCACCTACAAAAGATGCAAATGGT GGAGATGCGGAGTTCCCAGAGGTTTTTAACAAGAAGAAGTTTAGCACTACTGAAGAGGCGCTGGAGATGTTCAAGAATGATCCTCTCCTGTTTGAACCAG GTACAAAGTACCATTACACCACGCATGGCTGGACGCTGATTAGTGCAGCGGTTGAAAACGCAAGCAAGGAGCCCTTTGCAAGCCACCTGAGAAGGCTGCTGAAGACGCTTGGCATGAACAATACAGTCCTGGACCAAAATGAGCCTATTATCTACAACCGTTCAAG GTTCTACGCCCGTGACAAAACGGGCTGCCTTGTGAACACACCCAGTGTGGACTGCTCGTACAAGTGGGCAGGTGGCGGCCTTCTTTCCACCGTGAATGATCTCGTGCACTTTGGCAATGTCATGCTGTACTGCGTCCAGGCTGACGGGAACAAGTACAAGGCTGGCTACCTGCGGCCAGAAACCGTACGCATGCTGTGGACCCCACATGCCAAGGCGCACAACAACTGGGACAAAATATTCTTCAAGAGCTATGGCATGGGATGGTCACTGACGGAAACGGGCGAGAATCCTGGTGGCTGTGTTGAGTGGCCCGCGTTTGCGGCATACCACACGGGATCATCTGTTGGTGGCACGGCGGCACTCGTGTTGTTGCCTTCCACGTGGAATCCCGAGGAAACCATCAACACAACTCGGGCGAACTCTCCAAGCCCTCCTAGAGGTGTAGTTGTTGCCGTGATTGGCAACATCTCCAATGCTGGTTACGGAAACATGGCTCTTGGGATTGCCAGGCAGTTTGCGGAACTCTGCTCTTAA